One Aegilops tauschii subsp. strangulata cultivar AL8/78 chromosome 7, Aet v6.0, whole genome shotgun sequence genomic window carries:
- the LOC109733558 gene encoding carboxyl-terminal-processing peptidase 3, chloroplastic: MEMVECSLAASRAARPMPGRVPRSRAPVLGVGAERARLRVRSERREQPPPVVRASAPPERDGGALGKAAAGLAAAAVVSLTGFAVDFAPPPARAESLTVAFPVSKAREVNRVQRTLVEAWGLIRETFVDPTFNHQDWDQKLQQTMVEMFPLKSADAAYGKISGMVSTLGDPFTRIITPKEYQSFRIGSDGNLQGVGIFINRDPASGRLLVMNCIEGGPADRAGIREGDELVEINGNSVLGLDVEAVAQRLRGRAGTTVEVKLLDGTGNERSGRIKQKEVQLSREVINLSPLSTAIISHRSGDGHEGKTGYVRLAAFSQTAAAEMERAIKKMEDQGVQSYILDLRNNPGGLVTAGLDVAQIWLDGDETLVNTVDREGNVQAINMVQGQSLTHDPLVVLVNEESASASEILAGALHDNGRAILVGHKTFGKGRIQSVTELDDGSALFITVAKYLSPALHEIDHVGIQPDIQCTADTLSLPRAPSLTGNNEAASLEMDSCIMVAEQALEIQQSKGSAS, encoded by the exons ATGGAAATGGTTGAGTGCTCCCTGGCCGCCTCCCGCGCCGCGAGGCCCATGCCCGGCCGGGTCCCGAGGTCCCGGGCGCCGGTTCTTGGTGTTGGCGCCGAGAGAGCCAGGCTCCGGGTGCGGTCGGAGAGGCGGGAGCAGCCTCCGCCGGTCGTCAGGgcctccgcgccgccggagcGCGACGGTGGGGCGCTGGGGAAGGCCGCTGCGGGgctcgccgccgctgccgtgGTGTCGCTGACCGGCTTCGCCGTGGActtcgccccgccgccggcgcggGCCGAGTCGCTTACGGTCGCCTTCCCCGTCTCCAAGGCCCGAGAG GTGAACCGGGTGCAGAGGACACTGGTGGAGGCGTGGGGGTTGATCCGCGAGACCTTCGTCGATCCCACCTTCAACCACCAAG ACTGGGACCAGAAACTTCAGCAGACGATGGTGGAGATGTTCCCGCTGAAATCGGCAGACGCCGCCTACGGCAAGATCAGCGGCATGGTGTCCACGCTAGGCGACCCCTTCACAAGGATCATCACCCCCAAG GAATATCAGAGTTTCAGGATCGGAAGTGATGGGAATTTGCAAGGGGTTGGCATATTCATAAACAGGGACCCTGCCTCAGGACGCTTG CTTGTTATGAACTGCATTGAGGGAGGCCCAGCCGACCGAGCGGGCATACGTGAAGGCGATGAGCTAGTTGAGATCAACG GGAATAGTGTTTTGGGGTTGGACGTGGAAGCTGTGGCTCAAAGACTTAGAGGTCGTGCTGGAACGACTGTGGAAGTAAAACTATTGGAT GGTACTGGAAATGAAAGGAGTGGTAGGATAAAGCAAAAAGAG GTCCAGCTATCTCGTGAGGTTATCAATCTTTCACCTCTATCAACGGCAATTATCTCCCATAGATCGGGTGATGGGCATGAGGGCAAGACTGGGTATGTTAGGTTAGCTGCATTTTCTCAG actgctgctgctgaaaTGGAAAGGGCCATTAAAAAGATGGAAGATCAAGGTGTCCAGTCATATATTTTAGATCTGCGGAATAATCCA GGTGGTTTAGTAACAGCTGGTCTTGATGTGGCTCAAATTTGGTTAGATGGAGATGAAACTCTAGTGAACACCGTTGACCGTGAGGGCAATGTGCAAGCAATAAATATGGTCCAAGGCCAATCTTTAACACATGATCCTCTTGTGGTGCTT GTCAACGAAGAAAGTGCCAGTGCAAGCGAAATTTTGGCTGGGGCATTGCATGACAATGGCCGTGCTATTCTGGTAGGCCACAAAACCTTCGGTAAAGGAAGAATACAG AGCGTGACAGAGCTGGACGACGGTTCTGCTCTATTCATCACGGTTGCAAAGTATCTCTCTCCGGCACTGCACGAAATCGACCATGTCGGGATCCAACCCGACATACAATGCACCGCTGACACGCTATCATTACCGAGAGCGCCTTCGCTCACCGGGAACAATGAGGCCGCAAGTTTGGAGATGGACTCGTGCATTATGGTGGCGGAGCAGGCGTTGGAGATTCAGCAATCGAAGGGTTCCGCTTCGTAG